From Candidatus Bathyarchaeota archaeon:
TCCAACGATTTCCTTATCAGGGGTGCAGCCCTACCTTCCCTCAAGACCACACCGAAGATGCCGCACAAGAAATTATCCCCCATCCATCCGTTTGAGTTTTATATTAAATTTTCAACCTAGCGTCTAAACCTTCTAAGGCCAATCTTATCTAAAAATGCTATTCCGAGATTGTTGAACAGAATCGAGAGCCAAGGTTGGAGCATCCCAAGAGCAAGATTTGAAGCTTGAGTTGATAATGGGAAGTGAGATTCAGATAACCTTTCATGTTTTACATAATGTTGACCTAATATTATGGCTGGATATGGTGTGTGAGTTGGGCAGTCACCCCCCACCCCCCTACCCCACCCCCCTTCGGGAGGTTGGGTAAACCATATATGGATATTTTATTCATGTTAATGAGTCACATCGTCTATAAACATCTATCTAGAATTAACTTAATGGAGCCTTCTCAAAATAGAGTCGTGCTAATTCATCATAAAAGGCCTTTGGAAACATTCAAAATGCAGCCTTAAACAGTTTGCCTAGCCCGATATGAAGGACTAAGAGATATCTGTCTACTCTGGGCCGATCTCAGAGGATACTAAGACCCCTATTCTTATGTGAGGTTAAAAGCTTCTATTCGAGAAGCTCAACCTGACATAGGAGGTTGCCGCTAATCCTGCTTGACAGCATCCCTTATAGATGCCGATAGCTTAATATATAAGACGCCACAATCCTGCAAAGGTTTGTCGAGGCAGGTGAAGATAAGTGGGTGGCAACCTTTTCGGTGATGGCGTTTACACAGATCACATTTACGAGTACACCTGCCCAGCCCAGTGATAGAGAAGAAAGACTGCTCAGCCATTCTGAGGGCCCACACATAGAAAATCTTTCTAACAACACCGACAGTAAAGAACCATGTGGAAGACTTGGCAGAATAATAGTTGCCAAGTTCGGCGGTTCAAGCCTAGCAGATAGTGAGAGAATAAGCAAGGCAGCTAAGTCTGTAGCCGAGGAAGTGAGTAGAGGAGTAAAGGTCGCCGTAGTAGTCTCTGCAATGGGGAAGACAACAGACGTGCTTATGGAGATTCTACAAAACTCAGGCCGAGGCGTCGAGAAACATGATATAGACGATATTCTCTCTATGGGGGAGAGGACGAGCGTAAGAGTATTCGCAGCCGCCTTAAAATCTGAAGGATTGAAAGTAAAATATTTCGACCCCCACGACGACGACTGGCCTATAATAACCGACGACAACTTCTCAAACGCAAACCCGATCCTTGAAGAATGCAAACAGAGAATAAGAGAATATGTGCAGCCACTCCTACTGAATGGAGTCACACCTATAATAGCAGGATTCGTAGGCAGGACTAAAACGGGAAAGATAAGCACCATAGGCAGGGGAGGAAGCGACACAACAGCATTCATCCTAGCCCAAGCATTAGGCGCAGAAGAGGTTGTACTCGTCACAGATTCAGAAGGGATAATGACCGCAGACCCAAAAATTGTAAAAGAAGCGAAGAGGCTTGAGAATATAGACGTAAACGTTCTCGTTCAACTTGCAGATTCAGGTAAGAAATTCATACATAGGAAAGCCCTCAGACATAAAGACCCTAAAATAGATGTGAGAGTAATCAACCTGATGAAGGGAGATTTAGAGGCTGAAGGAACAAGGATAACAGGCTCAATATCCTCAGAGCTTGAGGTTGAGCAAGTCATCGAAGAAAAGGCGTCGATGCTAACATTCGTGGGAAGAGGAATGTCGAGAAACCCAAAGATAATCTCAGAACTCGCTGAAGATGTTGAAAAACATACCGAGCTACTCGGTATCTCAGCGAACTCAGACTCAATAATCCTCTACATCAAGGAGAAGGAAGACCGAGAACAGCTCTGCCGGAGACTGCATGAGACCATGCTCAAACACAAGCAAGCCATATCGATGAACATAAAGACAGGCCTCGCCTATCTGAGAGTCAAAGGCGTCGGGTTGGAGGAGACACCTGGACTCATAGGAAAGATATCTGAAGCCCTCAGAATCAATGAGATAAACATATTTGGAATATTGACGATAACATCAAGCATATTGATCTTCATCTCCTATGAGGAGAAGGAGAAAGCAACCACCCTCATCAAAAGAGCATTAGGGGTGAGTTAGAAGTGTTGAAGGCAGCTATTCTAGGAGCCACAGGAATAGTAGGCCAGAAATTCATTGAACTACTCCACCATCATCCATGGATCAAGATAGAAGCCGTCGCCGCCTCAGAGAAAAGTGTCGGACTCCAATACTCAAAAGCAGTTAAGTGGAAGTTGCAAACAGAAATCCCTGAAGAAGTCAGAGAACTAGAAGTCCTACCCGTAGATACTAGATCAATAAAAAACATCGACGTAATCTATTCAGCCCTACCTTCAGAGGAGGCTGGAAGAATCGAGGAGGATTTTGCGAAAAAGGGCCACATGGTCTTCAGCAACGCATCATCACATCGAATGGATGAAGATGTACCAATCCTCAATCCAGAGGTTAACTTCCAACATTCAGAAATGGTAAAGGAACAGAGAAAGAGAAGAGGATGGAGCGGATGCATAGTGACAAATCCAAACTGCACAACAGCAATACTGACCCTATCCCTGAAACCTATCAAAGAAGAATTTGGAATAAAGAGAGTAATAGTATCAACTATGCAAGCGATCTCAGGAGCCGGATATCCAGGCGTCCCCTCAATGGATATAACAGACAACGTAATACCATTCATAAGAAATGAGGAGGAGAAGGTGAAGAACGAAACACTGAAGATTCTAGGCGACCCATGGAAACCTGCCGACTTCAAGATCTCAGCGAGCTGTCACAGAGTCAACACCATAGACGGACATTTAGAAGCAGTCTTCATACAGACCCAGAAAAAAACGGATTCAAAGACACTCTCCGAGATTATGGCTAGATTCCAAGGGGAGCCGCAGAGACTAGACCTACCAACCGCCCCCAAGAATCCAATAGTGGTCCGCCACGAGGATGATAGACCCCAACCGAGACTCGACAGAATGGAAGGTAAAGGAATGTCGGTTGTCGTAGGCCGAATCAGAGAAGACCCAGACCTAGAAGGAGTCAAATATCTAGTCCTAGGCCACAACATCGTCAGAGGCGCCGCAGGATGCTCAATCCTAAACTCAGAATACTTCAAGGCAGCAGGCTACATTTAGGTGATTCAGATTGAACATAGGAAAATCTAGAAGGTTAAGGAGAATATTCAGAGAAGACAACAAGACAGTGATAATACCAATGGACCATGGAGTAACAGTTGGGCCAGTCCAAGGCCTCAAAGACATGAGAAGCATAGTAAACAAACTGAACATGGGGGGAGTCGACGCCATCCTCATCCATAAAGGAATAGCGAAAAACATCGAAGTCGGAAGAGCCGGCTTAATAATACACATGTCTGGAAGCACCTCGATAGGGCCTGATCCACTTTGGAAATGTCAAGTATGCACCGTCCTCGAAGCATTGAAACTAGGAGCAGACGCAGTCTCAGTACATATAAACGTAGGAGCACCAAGGGAACATGAAATGTTAATGAAACTCGGAAGAGTCTCTGAGGAGTGCGACGATTTAGGAGTACCCCTACTTGCAATGATGTATCCCAGAGGACCGACAATCAAGAGTGAACATGCACCTGAAGTAGTGGGACACGCAGTCAGGCTAGGAGCCGAGTTAGGCGCCGACATAGTAAAGACAAATTACACCGGAGATCCAGATAGTTTCAGAGAGGTCATATCAAGCTGCCCAGTCCCAGTCGTAATCGCTGGAGGACCAAAAACAGAGAGTGTAAGAGAATTCCTAAAGATGGTATATGACTCGATGAGGGCAGGAGCCTCAGGAATATCAATAGGCAGAAACGTCTTCCAACATGAGAGACCTGAATCGATGGCTAAAGCCCTAGTGGCAATAGTCCATGAAGGTGCCAGCGTAGAAAAAGCAGTTGAAATAGCAAGTGGAAAATCTTGAAAGAACTATGGATTGAAATCACCGAGAACCTACCGTCAACAGTCAAGACAGACCTGATAAGAGCAGCATCAGAATCAGCAGACGTCATCCTAATCTCCGACAGTGAATCTCAGACTACAAAGATCCATGGAAAACCTATAGCAGGACCTTTTGAAAACGCAGATATAAGAATAATAAACCTACAGAAGGTCGAAGATATTCCAACAACGAAAAGAGACAACATCGCCGCCAGAGTCATCGTAACAAGAGGCGAAGACGAGGCTAAGGCAGAATATGCAGCGAGACTAGTAAGATACATCATCCTAAAGTGCATAGACTGGAAGACCATTCCATTAGAGAATCTGATAGCCAAACTGAGAAGAAAGTCCAAGATAATCATGGAGGTAGATACTATTGAAGATGCAAGACTGGCCCTTGAAACATTGCAGCTCGGAGCCGACGGAGTAGTCTACAAACCAAGAACAAGAGAGGAGATAACCCAGATAGCTGAGATTGTTAGAAGATCCCCCGTCAAGATCACACTCTCAGAAGCCGAGATAGTGAATATGAAACCTTTAGGGGTTGGAGCAAGAGCCTGCATAGACACATGCGACCTCCTCAACCCCAGAGAAGGCTTACTTGTCGGAAGCCAATCCTCAGGCCTATTTCTCGTTGAGTCAGAAACATTCGAGAACCCCCATGTCGAACCGAGACCTTTCAGAGTCAACGCCGGCTCAGTCGCCTCATACACCCTAGTATCACCCGAGAGAACAAAATACCTCTCGGAACTCAGATGTGGAGACGAAGTCATGATCGTGGATTTCAAGGGAAAGACTAGAACAGTCAACATATGCAGGGTGAAGATAGAGTGGAGGCCGATGGTGATGATCACAGCAAAGTGTGAAGGCCGAAATATGAATGTCATCTTGCAGAACGCAGAGACCATACGCCTAGTCACATCAGAAGGATCTGTCTCAGTATCTGAAGTTAAGCCAGGCGTGAAGGTCCTGGTCAGAAGCGAAGCTGGAGGAAGACATTTCGGAACCCTAGTTGAGGAGGAATCGGTGATAGAGAGGTGAAGCCTAGAATATGCGTCTCAATAATGCCGAAGACCATGACTGAGTTTGAGACCCTATGGATCGACGCCTTGAAGAGTGAACCGGACTACATAGAAGTCAGGCTAGACCATCTCAATGAGCCTGTTAAATTCAAAGAACCATCATGGAAAAACGGAATAATAAAGATAGCTACAGACAGATTCAAATGTGAAGATGCGGAAAGAAGCCTATGTGAAGAAAGATTCCGAAACCTCATAAAAACGTCAAACGAAGGTTTCGACTACGTAGACTTGGAAGTTTCAACAGACAATATTAAAGCTAAAGTAGAGAACCTTAGAGAATGCGGAGTAAAGATCATACTTTCACACCATGACTGGAAGAGAACGCCAGAAGTCAAAGAGTTGAAAAATATTCTTAAGAACATGTCAAAAATAGGGGCAGACGCATATAAAATAGTCACAACAGCCAGAAGGTTAGAAGACAATCTTTCAACCCTGAACTTTCTCAGTCAAGCATCTAGAAGATTCAAAATAGTATGCTTCGCAATGGGTGAGCTAGGCAAAATCTCAAGAATAATGAGCCCAATGTTCGGAGGCCTATTCACAGTAGCCTCCCTCAAACATGGAGGAGAGACCGCCCCAGGCCAAATCCCAATAGACGACCTAAAGACAATATATGAAAAGATCAGTCTCAAACTCGAAGAGTAGCCTCAAAACGGAAGATCACAACCTTGAACAAGATACCTACAGCAGCAGAGGCAATTGCATATGGAGCAGTTACGATAGTGAACGCTATCCCAGCCGGAAAAGGCGCTGCACTTGGCATAGACCTATGGACCAAGGCCAAGGTTGAATTAACGGATAAACCAGGCATATACGACGTCAAGATAAAGTCTGAACCATGGGAAGACACAAGGCTATCGGAGAAAGCCGTGGAGAAGACACTCCAATATCTGCGACTACATAGAAAATACGGTGCTGAAGTCACAACAGAATCAACCATACCAATAGCGAGAGGACTGAAGAGCAGCAGCGCAGCGGCAAACGCAATAGTCACCGCAACCGCAGCTGCAGCAGGAAGAAATATTCCCAAGATGAAAATCGTGGAGTTAGGAGTTGAAGCAGCTATTGAGGCAGGTGTGACTATCACAGGAGCCCTCGACGATGCCTCTGCCTCATTCTATGGAAACATAGTTCTCACAGATAATCTGAAGAGAAGAATAGTCAAGAGAATGAAAGTCAAGGAAAGAGTCGCTGTCCTACTCCACATCCCCCCACATAAGAGATACACGAAGAACATAGACCTACAAAAGATGAAGGCTATAGCACATATTTCAGAGAAGGCATTCGAAGAAGCAGAAAAAGGAAACGTTTGGACTGCTATGACGATAAACGGGCTAGGATGCGCAGCAGCCCTAGGAGAGGATGCGTCGATAATAGTAGAAGCATTAAAGGCTGGAGCCTTGGCTGCAGGAATCTCAGGGACAGGCCCAGCCCTATCAGTAGTCGTGAAGAAAGAGAGAGCAAAAGAGGTGTATGGGATACTTGAAAGGGTTGAAGGAAAAGTGATCCATACATCCGTCAACCATCGGGAAGCCGGAGTTGTAAAATATTGGTGAACGCTATAATTCACGGTGGAAACAACCTGACAGGAAGAGTTGAAGCACCAGGGTCTAAAGCTCACACCCACAGGACATTCATAGCCTCACTCCTATCAGAAGGAGAGTCGAAAATAAGTGGAGCCCTAGAATCAGATGACATTGAAGCAACCATAAGAGCCGTCGAAGCATTCGGGGCTAAAGTAGAAAGGACGAGCGAGCACACAATAATATCCAGCAACGGAAGAATCGAAACACCAAAAAATCCTGTAGAATGTGGAGAGTCAGGAGCAACCCTACGTTTCATAATCCCCATAGCAGCCCTAGCCACCGGAGACACCAGAATATGTTTCTCAGGAACCCTGAGGAGGAGACCACTACAACCGTACCTAGAATCTTTGACGCAGATAGGAGTCGACGCCAGACTCGAAGGGGAAGGAAAGGTAAAGGTCAGAGGAGGAGGGATTGAAGGTGGAAAGATTGAACTCAGAGGAGACATAAGCTCACAATTCATCTCAGGAATATTATTTGCAACACCAAAAGCTGAAAGAGATACAGAGCTGATTCTCACAACTCCCCTCGAGTCCAGCAGCTACGTAGACTTGACCATAAATATCCTTGAAAAGCACAGAGTAAAAATATTTAAGATCGGCTCAAGAGGCTACTGGATAAAGGCTGGCCAGAGATACATACCCTTCAACCACAGGATCCCAGGAGACTTCTCATCAGCAGCCTACATACTGGCGGCAGGAGCTGTGGCAGGATCAAATGTCAAAGTAACAAACCTCGATCTAGACTCACTCCAAAGCGACAGAGCCATACTCGATATTCTGAAAAGCGCAGGAGCAGAACTCAAAATTTCAAATCAGGAAGTGGAAGTTTCAAGAAGCAGATTGTCAGCTTTCGAACTTGACGCAACCGACTGCCCAGACCTCGTACCGGCATGCACCGCACTAGCCTCATTCGCAGAGGGCGAGACAACCATTCGAAACGCCGGAAGACTCAGATTCAAAGAGTCGGACAGGCTTGCTGCTCTAAGGATCGAGCTTGGAAAGATGGGGGTGAAGATAATGGAGACTGAGGACGGCTTAATCGTTCAAGGCCAAAAGAGACTACATGGCGCAGAGATCAATCCACACAACGACCATAGAATAGCAATGGCA
This genomic window contains:
- a CDS encoding aspartate kinase; translated protein: MMAFTQITFTSTPAQPSDREERLLSHSEGPHIENLSNNTDSKEPCGRLGRIIVAKFGGSSLADSERISKAAKSVAEEVSRGVKVAVVVSAMGKTTDVLMEILQNSGRGVEKHDIDDILSMGERTSVRVFAAALKSEGLKVKYFDPHDDDWPIITDDNFSNANPILEECKQRIREYVQPLLLNGVTPIIAGFVGRTKTGKISTIGRGGSDTTAFILAQALGAEEVVLVTDSEGIMTADPKIVKEAKRLENIDVNVLVQLADSGKKFIHRKALRHKDPKIDVRVINLMKGDLEAEGTRITGSISSELEVEQVIEEKASMLTFVGRGMSRNPKIISELAEDVEKHTELLGISANSDSIILYIKEKEDREQLCRRLHETMLKHKQAISMNIKTGLAYLRVKGVGLEETPGLIGKISEALRINEINIFGILTITSSILIFISYEEKEKATTLIKRALGVS
- the asd gene encoding aspartate-semialdehyde dehydrogenase; this translates as MLKAAILGATGIVGQKFIELLHHHPWIKIEAVAASEKSVGLQYSKAVKWKLQTEIPEEVRELEVLPVDTRSIKNIDVIYSALPSEEAGRIEEDFAKKGHMVFSNASSHRMDEDVPILNPEVNFQHSEMVKEQRKRRGWSGCIVTNPNCTTAILTLSLKPIKEEFGIKRVIVSTMQAISGAGYPGVPSMDITDNVIPFIRNEEEKVKNETLKILGDPWKPADFKISASCHRVNTIDGHLEAVFIQTQKKTDSKTLSEIMARFQGEPQRLDLPTAPKNPIVVRHEDDRPQPRLDRMEGKGMSVVVGRIREDPDLEGVKYLVLGHNIVRGAAGCSILNSEYFKAAGYI
- a CDS encoding 2-amino-3,7-dideoxy-D-threo-hept-6-ulosonate synthase, producing MNIGKSRRLRRIFREDNKTVIIPMDHGVTVGPVQGLKDMRSIVNKLNMGGVDAILIHKGIAKNIEVGRAGLIIHMSGSTSIGPDPLWKCQVCTVLEALKLGADAVSVHINVGAPREHEMLMKLGRVSEECDDLGVPLLAMMYPRGPTIKSEHAPEVVGHAVRLGAELGADIVKTNYTGDPDSFREVISSCPVPVVIAGGPKTESVREFLKMVYDSMRAGASGISIGRNVFQHERPESMAKALVAIVHEGASVEKAVEIASGKS
- a CDS encoding 3-dehydroquinate synthase II (catalyzes the formation of 3-dehydroquinate from 3-deoxy-aribino-heptulonate 7-phosphate), translating into MKELWIEITENLPSTVKTDLIRAASESADVILISDSESQTTKIHGKPIAGPFENADIRIINLQKVEDIPTTKRDNIAARVIVTRGEDEAKAEYAARLVRYIILKCIDWKTIPLENLIAKLRRKSKIIMEVDTIEDARLALETLQLGADGVVYKPRTREEITQIAEIVRRSPVKITLSEAEIVNMKPLGVGARACIDTCDLLNPREGLLVGSQSSGLFLVESETFENPHVEPRPFRVNAGSVASYTLVSPERTKYLSELRCGDEVMIVDFKGKTRTVNICRVKIEWRPMVMITAKCEGRNMNVILQNAETIRLVTSEGSVSVSEVKPGVKVLVRSEAGGRHFGTLVEEESVIER
- a CDS encoding type I 3-dehydroquinate dehydratase; its protein translation is MKPRICVSIMPKTMTEFETLWIDALKSEPDYIEVRLDHLNEPVKFKEPSWKNGIIKIATDRFKCEDAERSLCEERFRNLIKTSNEGFDYVDLEVSTDNIKAKVENLRECGVKIILSHHDWKRTPEVKELKNILKNMSKIGADAYKIVTTARRLEDNLSTLNFLSQASRRFKIVCFAMGELGKISRIMSPMFGGLFTVASLKHGGETAPGQIPIDDLKTIYEKISLKLEE
- a CDS encoding shikimate kinase; translated protein: MNKIPTAAEAIAYGAVTIVNAIPAGKGAALGIDLWTKAKVELTDKPGIYDVKIKSEPWEDTRLSEKAVEKTLQYLRLHRKYGAEVTTESTIPIARGLKSSSAAANAIVTATAAAAGRNIPKMKIVELGVEAAIEAGVTITGALDDASASFYGNIVLTDNLKRRIVKRMKVKERVAVLLHIPPHKRYTKNIDLQKMKAIAHISEKAFEEAEKGNVWTAMTINGLGCAAALGEDASIIVEALKAGALAAGISGTGPALSVVVKKERAKEVYGILERVEGKVIHTSVNHREAGVVKYW
- the aroA gene encoding 3-phosphoshikimate 1-carboxyvinyltransferase; protein product: MVNAIIHGGNNLTGRVEAPGSKAHTHRTFIASLLSEGESKISGALESDDIEATIRAVEAFGAKVERTSEHTIISSNGRIETPKNPVECGESGATLRFIIPIAALATGDTRICFSGTLRRRPLQPYLESLTQIGVDARLEGEGKVKVRGGGIEGGKIELRGDISSQFISGILFATPKAERDTELILTTPLESSSYVDLTINILEKHRVKIFKIGSRGYWIKAGQRYIPFNHRIPGDFSSAAYILAAGAVAGSNVKVTNLDLDSLQSDRAILDILKSAGAELKISNQEVEVSRSRLSAFELDATDCPDLVPACTALASFAEGETTIRNAGRLRFKESDRLAALRIELGKMGVKIMETEDGLIVQGQKRLHGAEINPHNDHRIAMACAVVALGIKDQTVITNMECVKKSYPRFFEDIASLGADVVEQ